Proteins encoded by one window of Megachile rotundata isolate GNS110a chromosome 10, iyMegRotu1, whole genome shotgun sequence:
- the LOC100877518 gene encoding angiogenic factor with G patch and FHA domains 1 isoform X4: MIANVPSESDEGEIKSDFEEDFQHELQDFPHVLRFIQRMHDHIKKQNKKITKLRNKLKEYKNQKLCQTKTLIDYGTQTNPLEYEKELGVSQNWSSGNDKPSASFVEQVKEAAESALLQTGFVYEETSGLYYDYNSGYYYDAKQGLYYDGNSGTYYYYDETSGTYQFHSQAQVTVNEAASHVQSKKEQKTRKATKDEGKKCKLAKREEQSEDNELEEGECSSDDNDSSINDITPELCTSSDSDHEEDQDLAKTYPPCMRIIVKETNLPKLKVGNLFLVAYTGGSIGREGDHSVVIPEINVSKHHARFVYNEEKKIYEIIDLGSRNGTFLNGKRLSVAKQESEPHEVSHGSIIQIGTTKLLCHIHNGNETCGHCEPGLVQQNNNTEENKTSKKDLHKQELKRLKHKFGIEKDNVATASQLATGYQDRAQSRRQCIGSLNHHAKTQQSSVDISIAKDNRGFKLLSKMGWMEGQSLGKEGDGPTEPYYKRKS; the protein is encoded by the exons ATGATAGCAAATGTACCTAGTGAAAGTGACGAAGGAGAAATAAAATCAGATTTTGAAGAAGATTTTCAACATGAATTACAGGATTTCCCTCATGTATTAAGGTTTATTCAACGAATGCATGATCATATAAAGAAACAAAACAAAAAGATCACTAAGTTAAGAAATAAACTTAAAGAATAT aaaaatcaaaaattatgTCAGACCAAAACATTGATCGATTATGGAACACAAACAAATCCTTTGGAATATGAAAAGGAATTAGGTGTTTCACAAAATTGGAGTAGTGGTAACGATAAACCTTCAGCTAGTTTTGTAGAGCAAGTTAAAGAAGCAGCCGAATCAGCTTTATTACAAACTGGTTTTGTATACGAAGAAACTTCGGgtttatattatgattataacaGTGGATATTATTATGATGCG AAACAAGGTTTATATTATGATGGCAATTCGGgtacatattactattacgaTGAAACAAGTGGTACATATCAATTTCACAGTCAAGCACAAGTAACTGTAAATGAAGCAGCTTCGCATGTACAAAGCAAGAAGGAGCAGAAGACTAGAAAGGCaacgaag GATGAGGGGAAAAAGTGCAAACTTGCGAAAAGGGAAGAACAATCAGAAGATAATGAACTTGAGGAGGGTGAATGCTCAAGCGACGATAACGACAGCAGTATTAATGACATTACTCCAGAATTATGTACTAGTAGTGACAGTGATCATGAAGAAGACCAag ATTTAGCCAAAACTTATCCACCATGTATGAGGATTATAGTTAAAGAAACCAATTTGCCAAAGTTAAAAGTTGGAAATCTTTTTCTTGTTGCATACACGGGTGGTTCGATTGGTCGGGAAGGTGATCATTCTGTAGTTATACCGGAGATAAACGTTAGTAAA CATCATGCTCGATTTGTGTATAACGAAGAGAAAAAGATATATGAAATCATAGATTTGGGATCAAGAAATGGTACATTTCTGAATGGAAAGAGACTATCTGTAGCCAAACAAGAATCCGAACCTCACGAAGTTTCGCACGgttcaattatacaaattggTACTACAAAATTATTGTGTCATATTCACAATGGGAACGAAACTTGCGGCCACTGCGAGCCAGGTCTCGTTCAGCAGAATAATAATACGGAAGAGAATAAAACTTCTAAGAAAGACCTTCATAAACAAGAGTTGAAACGATTGAAACACAAATTCGGCATTGAGAAGGATAATGTCGCAACTGCCAGTCAATTAGCAACGGGATATCAAGATAGAGCACAGAGTAGGAGACAGTGCATCGGTTCGTTGAATCATCATGCGAAAACACAACAAAGTTCAGTGGACAT TTCTATAGCAAAAGACAATAGAGGATTCAAACTTTTATCAAAAATGGGCTGGATGGAGGGACAGTCATTAGGAAAGGAAGGCGATGGTCCTACGGAACCG
- the LOC100877518 gene encoding angiogenic factor with G patch and FHA domains 1 isoform X3, protein MIANVPSESDEGEIKSDFEEDFQHELQDFPHVLRFIQRMHDHIKKQNKKITKLRNKLKEYKNQKLCQTKTLIDYGTQTNPLEYEKELGVSQNWSSGNDKPSASFVEQVKEAAESALLQTGFVYEETSGLYYDYNSGYYYDAKQGLYYDGNSGTYYYYDETSGTYQFHSQAQVTVNEAASHVQSKKEQKTRKATKVLDDINELINGLSNISIEKYRRQALDLAKTYPPCMRIIVKETNLPKLKVGNLFLVAYTGGSIGREGDHSVVIPEINVSKHHARFVYNEEKKIYEIIDLGSRNGTFLNGKRLSVAKQESEPHEVSHGSIIQIGTTKLLCHIHNGNETCGHCEPGLVQQNNNTEENKTSKKDLHKQELKRLKHKFGIEKDNVATASQLATGYQDRAQSRRQCIGSLNHHAKTQQSSVDISIAKDNRGFKLLSKMGWMEGQSLGKEGDGPTEPVSLTNNPSKTGLGATSEFPTIELDSTTEKKQALWRKTQQRYKEITD, encoded by the exons ATGATAGCAAATGTACCTAGTGAAAGTGACGAAGGAGAAATAAAATCAGATTTTGAAGAAGATTTTCAACATGAATTACAGGATTTCCCTCATGTATTAAGGTTTATTCAACGAATGCATGATCATATAAAGAAACAAAACAAAAAGATCACTAAGTTAAGAAATAAACTTAAAGAATAT aaaaatcaaaaattatgTCAGACCAAAACATTGATCGATTATGGAACACAAACAAATCCTTTGGAATATGAAAAGGAATTAGGTGTTTCACAAAATTGGAGTAGTGGTAACGATAAACCTTCAGCTAGTTTTGTAGAGCAAGTTAAAGAAGCAGCCGAATCAGCTTTATTACAAACTGGTTTTGTATACGAAGAAACTTCGGgtttatattatgattataacaGTGGATATTATTATGATGCG AAACAAGGTTTATATTATGATGGCAATTCGGgtacatattactattacgaTGAAACAAGTGGTACATATCAATTTCACAGTCAAGCACAAGTAACTGTAAATGAAGCAGCTTCGCATGTACAAAGCAAGAAGGAGCAGAAGACTAGAAAGGCaacgaag GTTTTGGATGacataaatgaattaataaacgGACTTTCAAACATATCAATTGAAAAATACAGGCGTCAAGCTTTAG ATTTAGCCAAAACTTATCCACCATGTATGAGGATTATAGTTAAAGAAACCAATTTGCCAAAGTTAAAAGTTGGAAATCTTTTTCTTGTTGCATACACGGGTGGTTCGATTGGTCGGGAAGGTGATCATTCTGTAGTTATACCGGAGATAAACGTTAGTAAA CATCATGCTCGATTTGTGTATAACGAAGAGAAAAAGATATATGAAATCATAGATTTGGGATCAAGAAATGGTACATTTCTGAATGGAAAGAGACTATCTGTAGCCAAACAAGAATCCGAACCTCACGAAGTTTCGCACGgttcaattatacaaattggTACTACAAAATTATTGTGTCATATTCACAATGGGAACGAAACTTGCGGCCACTGCGAGCCAGGTCTCGTTCAGCAGAATAATAATACGGAAGAGAATAAAACTTCTAAGAAAGACCTTCATAAACAAGAGTTGAAACGATTGAAACACAAATTCGGCATTGAGAAGGATAATGTCGCAACTGCCAGTCAATTAGCAACGGGATATCAAGATAGAGCACAGAGTAGGAGACAGTGCATCGGTTCGTTGAATCATCATGCGAAAACACAACAAAGTTCAGTGGACAT TTCTATAGCAAAAGACAATAGAGGATTCAAACTTTTATCAAAAATGGGCTGGATGGAGGGACAGTCATTAGGAAAGGAAGGCGATGGTCCTACGGAACCG
- the LOC100877518 gene encoding angiogenic factor with G patch and FHA domains 1 isoform X1 — protein MIANVPSESDEGEIKSDFEEDFQHELQDFPHVLRFIQRMHDHIKKQNKKITKLRNKLKEYKNQKLCQTKTLIDYGTQTNPLEYEKELGVSQNWSSGNDKPSASFVEQVKEAAESALLQTGFVYEETSGLYYDYNSGYYYDAKQGLYYDGNSGTYYYYDETSGTYQFHSQAQVTVNEAASHVQSKKEQKTRKATKDEGKKCKLAKREEQSEDNELEEGECSSDDNDSSINDITPELCTSSDSDHEEDQDLAKTYPPCMRIIVKETNLPKLKVGNLFLVAYTGGSIGREGDHSVVIPEINVSKHHARFVYNEEKKIYEIIDLGSRNGTFLNGKRLSVAKQESEPHEVSHGSIIQIGTTKLLCHIHNGNETCGHCEPGLVQQNNNTEENKTSKKDLHKQELKRLKHKFGIEKDNVATASQLATGYQDRAQSRRQCIGSLNHHAKTQQSSVDISIAKDNRGFKLLSKMGWMEGQSLGKEGDGPTEPVSLTNNPSKTGLGATSEFPTIELDSTTEKKQALWRKTQQRYKEITD, from the exons ATGATAGCAAATGTACCTAGTGAAAGTGACGAAGGAGAAATAAAATCAGATTTTGAAGAAGATTTTCAACATGAATTACAGGATTTCCCTCATGTATTAAGGTTTATTCAACGAATGCATGATCATATAAAGAAACAAAACAAAAAGATCACTAAGTTAAGAAATAAACTTAAAGAATAT aaaaatcaaaaattatgTCAGACCAAAACATTGATCGATTATGGAACACAAACAAATCCTTTGGAATATGAAAAGGAATTAGGTGTTTCACAAAATTGGAGTAGTGGTAACGATAAACCTTCAGCTAGTTTTGTAGAGCAAGTTAAAGAAGCAGCCGAATCAGCTTTATTACAAACTGGTTTTGTATACGAAGAAACTTCGGgtttatattatgattataacaGTGGATATTATTATGATGCG AAACAAGGTTTATATTATGATGGCAATTCGGgtacatattactattacgaTGAAACAAGTGGTACATATCAATTTCACAGTCAAGCACAAGTAACTGTAAATGAAGCAGCTTCGCATGTACAAAGCAAGAAGGAGCAGAAGACTAGAAAGGCaacgaag GATGAGGGGAAAAAGTGCAAACTTGCGAAAAGGGAAGAACAATCAGAAGATAATGAACTTGAGGAGGGTGAATGCTCAAGCGACGATAACGACAGCAGTATTAATGACATTACTCCAGAATTATGTACTAGTAGTGACAGTGATCATGAAGAAGACCAag ATTTAGCCAAAACTTATCCACCATGTATGAGGATTATAGTTAAAGAAACCAATTTGCCAAAGTTAAAAGTTGGAAATCTTTTTCTTGTTGCATACACGGGTGGTTCGATTGGTCGGGAAGGTGATCATTCTGTAGTTATACCGGAGATAAACGTTAGTAAA CATCATGCTCGATTTGTGTATAACGAAGAGAAAAAGATATATGAAATCATAGATTTGGGATCAAGAAATGGTACATTTCTGAATGGAAAGAGACTATCTGTAGCCAAACAAGAATCCGAACCTCACGAAGTTTCGCACGgttcaattatacaaattggTACTACAAAATTATTGTGTCATATTCACAATGGGAACGAAACTTGCGGCCACTGCGAGCCAGGTCTCGTTCAGCAGAATAATAATACGGAAGAGAATAAAACTTCTAAGAAAGACCTTCATAAACAAGAGTTGAAACGATTGAAACACAAATTCGGCATTGAGAAGGATAATGTCGCAACTGCCAGTCAATTAGCAACGGGATATCAAGATAGAGCACAGAGTAGGAGACAGTGCATCGGTTCGTTGAATCATCATGCGAAAACACAACAAAGTTCAGTGGACAT TTCTATAGCAAAAGACAATAGAGGATTCAAACTTTTATCAAAAATGGGCTGGATGGAGGGACAGTCATTAGGAAAGGAAGGCGATGGTCCTACGGAACCG
- the LOC100877518 gene encoding angiogenic factor with G patch and FHA domains 1 isoform X2, with translation MIANVPSESDEGEIKSDFEEDFQHELQDFPHVLRFIQRMHDHIKKQNKKITKLRNKLKEYKNQKLCQTKTLIDYGTQTNPLEYEKELGVSQNWSSGNDKPSASFVEQVKEAAESALLQTGFVYEETSGLYYDYNSGYYYDAKQGLYYDGNSGTYYYYDETSGTYQFHSQAQVTVNEAASHVQSKKEQKTRKATKDEGKKCKLAKREEQSEDNELEEGECSSDDNDSSINDITPELCTSSDSDHEEDQDLAKTYPPCMRIIVKETNLPKLKVGNLFLVAYTGGSIGREGDHSVVIPEINVSKHHARFVYNEEKKIYEIIDLGSRNGTFLNGKRLSVAKQESEPHEVSHGSIIQIGTTKLLCHIHNGNETCGHCEPGLVQQNNNTEENKTSKKDLHKQELKRLKHKFGIEKDNVATASQLATGYQDRAQSRRQCIGSLNHHAKTQQSSVDISIAKDNRGFKLLSKMGWMEGQSLGKEGDGPTEPDTRDASSVALADTRCRWYVNVETFVCVLS, from the exons ATGATAGCAAATGTACCTAGTGAAAGTGACGAAGGAGAAATAAAATCAGATTTTGAAGAAGATTTTCAACATGAATTACAGGATTTCCCTCATGTATTAAGGTTTATTCAACGAATGCATGATCATATAAAGAAACAAAACAAAAAGATCACTAAGTTAAGAAATAAACTTAAAGAATAT aaaaatcaaaaattatgTCAGACCAAAACATTGATCGATTATGGAACACAAACAAATCCTTTGGAATATGAAAAGGAATTAGGTGTTTCACAAAATTGGAGTAGTGGTAACGATAAACCTTCAGCTAGTTTTGTAGAGCAAGTTAAAGAAGCAGCCGAATCAGCTTTATTACAAACTGGTTTTGTATACGAAGAAACTTCGGgtttatattatgattataacaGTGGATATTATTATGATGCG AAACAAGGTTTATATTATGATGGCAATTCGGgtacatattactattacgaTGAAACAAGTGGTACATATCAATTTCACAGTCAAGCACAAGTAACTGTAAATGAAGCAGCTTCGCATGTACAAAGCAAGAAGGAGCAGAAGACTAGAAAGGCaacgaag GATGAGGGGAAAAAGTGCAAACTTGCGAAAAGGGAAGAACAATCAGAAGATAATGAACTTGAGGAGGGTGAATGCTCAAGCGACGATAACGACAGCAGTATTAATGACATTACTCCAGAATTATGTACTAGTAGTGACAGTGATCATGAAGAAGACCAag ATTTAGCCAAAACTTATCCACCATGTATGAGGATTATAGTTAAAGAAACCAATTTGCCAAAGTTAAAAGTTGGAAATCTTTTTCTTGTTGCATACACGGGTGGTTCGATTGGTCGGGAAGGTGATCATTCTGTAGTTATACCGGAGATAAACGTTAGTAAA CATCATGCTCGATTTGTGTATAACGAAGAGAAAAAGATATATGAAATCATAGATTTGGGATCAAGAAATGGTACATTTCTGAATGGAAAGAGACTATCTGTAGCCAAACAAGAATCCGAACCTCACGAAGTTTCGCACGgttcaattatacaaattggTACTACAAAATTATTGTGTCATATTCACAATGGGAACGAAACTTGCGGCCACTGCGAGCCAGGTCTCGTTCAGCAGAATAATAATACGGAAGAGAATAAAACTTCTAAGAAAGACCTTCATAAACAAGAGTTGAAACGATTGAAACACAAATTCGGCATTGAGAAGGATAATGTCGCAACTGCCAGTCAATTAGCAACGGGATATCAAGATAGAGCACAGAGTAGGAGACAGTGCATCGGTTCGTTGAATCATCATGCGAAAACACAACAAAGTTCAGTGGACAT TTCTATAGCAAAAGACAATAGAGGATTCAAACTTTTATCAAAAATGGGCTGGATGGAGGGACAGTCATTAGGAAAGGAAGGCGATGGTCCTACGGAACCG GACACACGTGATGCGTCGTCAGTGGCACTCGCAGACACCAGATGCCGGTGGTACGTGAACGTCGAAACGTTCGTCTGTGTATTATCGTAG